Genomic segment of Geothermobacter ehrlichii:
GGCCTGAACGCGTTTTCAGAAAATCCGAGGCGCACCCACAGGTTCGCCGGCGGTTTCTTGGAACCGCAGGCAGGTCAATGACGCGCGCTATTCGCCGGCGATGAGCTCACTGAATTCAGGTTAAAGAAACACCCGGTACGGGTGCACGACGAGGGGCAGATGGAAGACACGACATCGATGATCCAGATCCGCTGGCACGGCCGCGGCGGTCAGGGGGCGATCACCGCCGCCAAGGTGGTGGCGAAAGCCGCGTTCGCCTCCGGTTACGGCGGGGTGGTGATGGCGCCGACCTTCGGCACCGAGCGCCGCGGCGCGCCGGTCAGCACGTCGCTGAAGATCGCGCGGGAGACGATCCACGACCTGTCGCCGATCCGCGAGCCGGATATCGTGGTGGTTCTCGATCACCTGATTCTCAACGAGGTTGACGTGACCGTGGGGCTGAAGCCGGGCGGGCTGCTGGTGATCAACTCGCCGCATCCGCCAAGCCGGCACCGGCAGAAGGACTTTCGCGTGGCAGTGGCCAACGTCGCCCGCATAGGGGAGGAGGCCGGGTTGCGCAAGGGGATCGTCAACAGCGGTATCATCGGCGTTCTCGGTCGCGCCAGCGGGCTGCTCGCCATTGACCGCCTGGCCGAATACATCGCCGAGGAGTTCGCCGACCGCCGGCCCGAACAGAACGTTCGTGCCGCCCGTCTCGCTTTTGAGGCGACCGAGATCTGCGAACCTGAGGGAGGCGCCCATGCCTGATTCCCGTTTCAAGATCATGACCTCCGCGGCGACCTCCGGCCCCGGCGACGCCGGCCGTACCGGCTCCTGGCGGGTGGAGCGGCCGGTCATCGACTACAGCCGCTGTACGCCGGCCAGGACCGGCAGGCACGCCTGTCACCTGTGCTGGTTCTATTGCCCCGACGTCGCGGTCAGCAAGACCATCGAGCCGCAGTTCGATCTCGACTACTGCAAGGGATGTGGCATCTGTGCCGAGGAGTGTCCGGTCGGCGCCATCACCATGGTCGCCGAGGAGACCTTCGCCGAAGGAGGGGCCGATGAGTAACAAGTGCATCGATTCCGGCAACAATGCCGCCGCCCACGCCGCCCGCCTGGCCGGCGTCGAGGTGGTGGCCGCCTATCCGATAACGCCGCAGACGCCGCTGACCGAAAAGCTGTCGGAATGGGTGGCCAGCGGCGAGATGGACGCCGAGTACGTGGCGGTCGAAAGCGAGCACAGCGCCCTGGGGGTCTGCATCGGCGCCGCCAGTGCCGGCGTGCGGGCCTTTACCGCCACCTCGGCCAACGGCCTGCTCTACATGAGCGAGCAGTTGCACTGGGCGGCCGGCGCCCGGCTGCCGCTGGTAATGTGCGTGGTCAACCGCGGGGTCGGAGCCCCCTGGTCGGTCTGGAACGACCATCAGGACGCCATGAGCCAGCGCGACACCGGCTGGATTCAGTTGTTCGTCAAGGATCACCAAGAGATCGTCGATGTCACCATCAAGGCCTTCCGCCTGGCCGAGGCGGTGCACATTCCGGTGATGGTCAATTACGACGGCTACTATCTGTCGCATACCTACATGCCCTTCGAGCTGCCCGACGCCGAGGCGGTGCGCGCGTTTCTGCCGCCTTACGTCTACAAGCACGCCCTCGATCCGCAGCGGCCGGAAAACCTCAATTCCGTCACCCTGCCCGATGCCCGGCGCGACGCCGGCGGAGTGCTGCGCGGCGGCTACATGGACATCCGCCACAACCTGCAGCAGGAGATGCACCAGGCCCTTGCGGTCTGGGAAGAGATCGACGCCGACTACCGGCAGCGTTTCGGACGCGGTGGGGCGCCGGTGCTCGAGGCCTACCGCCTGGAGGATGCAGAGTTCGTGGTCGTGGCCATGGGGACGCTGGCCAACCAGTTCCGCGACGTGGTCGACCGCCTGCGCCAGGAGGACGGCATCCGCGTCGGGGTGCTGGCGGTTCAGGTCTACCGGCCGTTCCCGGCCCGCCAGCTGGCGGAAGCCCTGCAGGCGGCCAGGGGCGTGATGGTTTTCGAAAAGGGACTCAGTTACGGACATCAGGGGGCGCTGTTCGCCGACGTCAAGTCGGCTCTCTATCCCTGGCCGGCCCGGCCGGTTCTGCGCAACTTCATCGTCGGCATTGGCGGCCGCGAAATTCCCACCAACGAACTCTGCCGGAACCTGAAGCAGGCCTGCGGTCAGGATGAACTGCCGCCCGAGGTGGCCGATACCCCCAACTGGATCGGATTGCAGCTATGAGTGATACGCCAAAGACAACGGTCCTCAGCCTGACCGAAGAGGAATTCGTCCATCCGGGCAACCGGGCCTGCTCCGGATGCAGCATGGGGCTGCTCTACCGCATCGGGGCCAAGGCCCTGGGGCGGGACTGCATCTTCGTCGTTCCGCCGAGCTGCATGACCGTCATGCAGGGCCTCTACCCGGTTTCCGCCTCGCAGTTCCCGATCTTCAACTGCACCTTCGCTTCCACCGCCGCCGTCGCCACCGGCGTGCGCGCCGCCATGAAACGGCTCGGCAGGACGACCCAGGTGGTCGCCTGGGCCGGCGACGGCGGCACCTCGGATATCGGCATCCAGGCCCTTTCCGGGGCTCTCGAGCGGGGCGAGGACATCATCTACATCTGCTACGACAACGAGGCCTACATGAACACCGGAGTGCAGCGCTCCGGCACCACTCCCTGCAGCAGCCTGACCACCACCACGCCCTTTACCGGCAAGGCGCAGGCGGCCAAGGACGTACCGGCCATCGTCGCCGCCCACAACCCGACCTTTGTGGCCACCTGCTCCGCTTCCTATCCGCTCGATTTTCACGACAAGCTGCTCAGGGCCAAACAGATGCGCGGTCTGAAGTATTTCCACATCCAGACTCCCTGTCCGCCCGGCTGGGGCTGCGAGGAGCGGCTGACCATCAAGATCGGGCGCATGGCGGTCGAGAGCGGACTGTTTGTCCTCTACGAGATCGAAAACGGTGTGAAGCGTCTCTCCGAGCCCTCGGCCCGGCTGCTGAAGAAGGGGCGGCGTCCGGTGCGCGACTATCTCAAGTTGCAGGTGCGCTTCAGGCACATGAGCGACGAACAGATCGCCGCCCTGCAGGCGCAGGTCGACGCCAGGTGGGACGATTACCGGGAGGCTTTCGCCGACGACTGACGCGAGCAGCGAACCATCGCCATGAGCACTGTCTTTCTGAACGGAGAATTCATTCCCGCCGAACAGGCGAAGATTTCGGTCTTCGACCAGGGATTTCTCTACGGCGATGGCATCTACGAAAGCTTCCGTTCCGTCGGCGGGCGGCTCTACCAGTTTCCCCGCCATTACCAGCGTCTGCGGCAGTCGGCGGAGGCGCTCTGCTATCCCATGCCCTACAGCGAGCAGGAGCTGGAAAACATCCTGCTCATGCTGCGCCGCCGCAACCGCCTGCAGGACGCCTACTTTCGCATCACCATCACCCGGGGGCCGGGTCAGGTCGGCTTTCAGCGCCGGCTCGAAGGCGAACTGACCTGCCTGATCGTCGCCAGGGAGTTCCGGGAGTTTCCCGAAGAATGCTACCGGCAGGGCATCGCCCTGCGGGTCGCCCGCACCCGCCGCAACGCCCCCGAGGCGATCAATCCGAAAATCAAGTCGATCAGCAATCTCAACAGCCTGCTCGGCAAGCTCGAGGCGAAGGAGGCGGGCGTCTTAGAGGTGATCATGCTCAACAGCCGGGGGGAGGTCTGCGAGGGATCGGCCTCCAACATCTTCTGGACCCGTGACCACTGGGTCTTCACCCCCTCGGCGGCGACCGGGCTGCTCGAGGGTGTGACCCGCTCGACCATCATCCGGCTGTGCGAACAGGAGCTCGACCTGCGGGTCATCTGCGGCGAGTACCGGCTGCAGGACCTGCTCTTTTCCGACGAGGTCTTCATCACCTCCACCTCGCTGGAGGTGATGCCGGTGGTCCGGGTCGACGATTTCACCATCAACCAGGGGCGGGTCGGCCCCATTGCCCGCAGGCTGCGGCAGGCGCTGCACCGGGACATGGGCAAGACCGAACCCGCCTGACAGATTGTTCTTTCACGGAGCTGGCGGCGGCGATGCCGGCAGACAGGATTTCCGAAGGGAGGAGAACCATGGCGGACGCAAGAGTGGCAATCGGGCAAAAGATCAGGCAACTGCGCGACAAGAAGGGGCTTTCCCTCGAGCAGACGGCTGAAAAGGCGGAGATGTCGCCCGAGCTGCTGGCCGAAATCGAGGCGGGCAGGGTTTCACCGCCGCTGGGGCAGATCGTCGCTCTGGCCAATGCCTTCAAGGTGTCCCTCGGCGATCTCTTCGGCGACAGCGCCGACGCTCCCTACTGCATAGTCCGCAGCGAGCAGGGGCGGGCCGTGTCCCGTTTCGGCGAAACCCGCGACACCGCCGCCGGCTACAGCTACCAGTCTCTCGGTTTTCGCAAGCAGAACCGGCACATGGAGCCGTTTCTGGTCACCCTGACTCCGGGGCAGGCGCCGAAGGAGCCGAACGGACATGACGGCGAAGAGATTCTGTTCGTGCTCGAAGGGCAGGTCGAGGTCAGCCTCGCCGGCCATACCGACATTCTCAACGCCGGCGATTTCATCTACTACGATTCGACCCTGCCGCACATCGTTGCCTGCCACGGCGACCAGCCGGCGACGCTGTTTGCGGTGATCTACGCCCGCAGGGACATGATTCTCTAGCCGGGCCCAGACGTTGGATTGGCCGCTCTGCGTGGCCGGACAAGGCTAAAAAGGCCGCTTCGACCTGAAAGGCGAAGCGGCCTTTTTTCTTCCCGGCCCTACTTCCCCAGCGCCTTGACGGCGGAGGAGACCACGATCTTGCGTTTGGTGGCGTAGAGCTCGTGGTTCTTCTCGATATCCCTGATCGGATAGAGATAGTTGACCATGAAACCGCAGGACTGTGCCAAGCCCTTGTCGGAAATGTCGCCCAGCCAGTTGACCCGTTCGATGCGGGCGCCGTTGCCGAGGTGGAAGCGCTCGACCGGGTCGATCGGCTGTCCGTCCTCCCGGAAAGTGTGGAAATAGTGGTAGAGCAGGTGCTCGATCAGCGGCCGGAGCACGTCGGTGATCTGCCGGTCGCGGTGCCAGCCCGGACGCTGCAGCAACGAGCGCAGCCCGCCTTTCACCTCCAGCGCGGCGCAGAGCGCCGCCAGGCGGTTCATCTTTTCTTCCCCGAGGTATTCGGCCATCTTTTCGTCGTTCAGCCCGTCGAGCCAGCGGGCGAAGCCGGGTATCGGCGAGAGGGTGGCGAAGGTCCTGATGTTGGGTAGCTCGGCCCTGAGGGTGTCGACCACCCGCTTGATCAGGAAGTTGCCGAAACTGATGCCCTTGAGCCCCTGCTGGGCGTTGGAGATGGAGTAGAAGATCGCCGTGTCGGCCTTTTCCGGCGGCACGTCGGGCGTCGATTCGTCGAGCAGGGTCTGGATGCTGTCGGCGATGCCGTTGGTGAGGGCGACTTCGACGAAGATCAGCGGTTCGCCCGGCATGTTGGGGTGAAAGAAGGCATAGCAGCGCCGGTCGAGATGCAGGCGGTGGCGCAGGTCCTGCCAGGAATGGATTTCGTGCACCGCCTCGTATTCCACCAGCTTTTCCAGCACCGCCGCCGGCGATTGCCAGTCGATCTGGTGCATGTGCAGCATGCCGACGTCGAACCAGGTCGCCAGCAGGTGGCGGATTTCGCCGTCAAAGGCCCGCAGCTCGGGATCTTCCCTGCTGAAGGCGATCAGGTCGCGGCGCAAATCGACCAGAAACTTGATGCCGTCCGGCAGGGTGTTGAACTGGCGCAGCAGCTTCAGGCGCGGCGGCACCAGCAGGTCGCGCAACTGTTGCTCGACGGCGGCGTGGTCTGCGTCGGGGGCGAGATAGGCCTGGCAGTGCCAGCTCAGCGCCGCCCGGTCGATGCCGAATTCCCGCGCCAGCATCGTCAGGAAGCGTTTTCTGCCGGCGGTCGACAGGTTGCGGTAGAGGCTGCCGATCTGCATGGCGTGATTGCGGGCCGACACCTCGCCGCCGCGGGCGTCCAGCCACTTTTTCAGCTGCCGGCGCAACAGCTCCTCGTCGCCGTTGGCCAGGTCGATGTCGGTCTTGCCGAGCAGGCCGCCGAGCAGGCTTTCGGTCAGGTTCGTCCAGCTGCGGCCGAGCGATCTGAGGCTGTCTTTCAGGATGGGCATGGAGACTCCCCCGCGGTGATGTGAAGCCGGCACTCGGGTGCCGGCATGGAAGCGTTTAAAACTATAGCAGAAGGCGGAGGAGAGGGCCGTTTTGCAAGCCGGGACAAACGTGGTAACGTCACCCTGAATCAGGATCACGACCCGTTTCCGGAACCTTTCCCGGCGAGGTGCGCATGAGATCGAACATCAAGCTCAGATTGCAGGTTGTCGACCGGGTCGGCGTGATGGCCGAAATCGCCCGGGTGCTGGCCGAGGACGACGTCAACATCCTCAGCATGGAGGTGGAAAAGAACGCGGGTCTGACCCATGTCTTTCTCGAGCTGGAAACCGGGGACGGCTCCCCCGGCGAGGCCGCGATTCTCGATGCCCTGGCCGCCCTGCCCGAGGTGGAGGACCTTGCCGGCATCCGCACCATGCCGCAGGAGAGGCGGCAGCGGCGCTTTCAGGTGGTGCTCGACAGCGTCAGCGACGGCATCCTGTCGATCAACGAGGACGGCGAGCTGACCACCATCAACCGGGTCGCCCGCGCCATGCTCGGCCTGGGGGAGGCCGATGTCGTCGGCCGCAACCTGCGCGATCTCGATCTGTCCGACACCAGCCTGCTGGCCTGCCTGGAAGGGCGGACCTACCGCAACGTCAAGCGCAGCATGACGCGCGGCCACCGGCGTTACCAGTATCTGGCCAGCGGTGAGGTGATCCGCGATTCCCGCGGAAGGATCGTCGGCGCCGTGGAGGTGCTGCAGGATCTGCGGGGCCTTCGCGAGGTCGCCAGCGCCGTCGCCAGCGAGCCGCAGGTCACCTTCGACGACATGGTCGGCCAGAGTCCGGGTCTGCGGCAGGCGATCGTCTTCGCCGAGAAGATTGCGCCGACCGACGGCATCGTCTGCATCCGGGGCGAGAGCGGCACCGGCAAGGAGCTGTTCGCCAGCGCCATTCATGTCGCCAGCGGTTGCCGGGGGCCGTTCATTCCGGTCAATTGTGCCGCCCTGCCGGAAAACCTGCTGGAAAGCGAGCTGTTCGGCTATGTCGGCGGCGCTTTTTCCGGGGCGCGCAAGGAAGGGCGGGCCGGTCTGTTCGAGGCGGCCAGGGACGGGACCATCTTTCTCGACGAAATCGCCGAGATGCCGCCGGCGCTGCAGGCCAAGATGCTGCGGGTCATTCAGGACGGCAAGCTGCGGCGCATCGGCAGCAACGAGGAGATCACCGTCAACGCGCGGGTCATCACCGCCACCAACCGCGACCTGGAGCAGCTGGTCAGGGAAGGCCGGTTTCGTGAAGACCTCTTCTACCGCATCAATCTCTTTCCCATCCACATTCCGCCATTGCGTGAACGGCGGGAGGACATCCCCCTGCTGGCGGAGCATTTCCTGTTTCAGGTCAACGCCCGTCTCGGGCTGCGTGCCCGGCGGCTGACCGAGGACGCCCTGGCCAAGCTGACGGCACATCGCTGGCCGGGCAACGTCCGCGAACTGCGCAACGTCATCGAGCGGGCGGCGATTCTCAGCGGCAGCGAGCGCATCAGCAGCGACAGCATCCGTTTCAGTTACGAGCTCGGGCATGCGGACGGCGCGTCCCCGCCGGAAATGGGGCGGCAGTCCCTGGCCGAACAGGTCGGACAGCTGGAGCGGCGCATCATCGCCGAGGTCCTGCGCCTGGCGCCGAGCAAGCGCCAGGCGGCGCGAATGCTGGGGCTGTCGCATACCGGCCTGCTGAAGAAGCTGAAGAAGTACGGCATGGGATGAACCCCGACAGGAAGGCATGGAGGTCATGGAACCTAAGGTTTCCACTGGAAACCAGCCTTTCATCCCCCCTTCCGGCCTCTGCTTTCGTCGGCTTAGCTGTTTCTGCCGTGCAGCCTGGAACCTCTGGTTTCCATTGTGCCGGGCCGTGGCGTCCGCCCGGCCCGTTCGACTGGATGGCCCTTTTCGCTCGCAAGTGTCTGATCTCTGCCAAAAATAATGTAAAATCAACCTGTTGCAGGTCGCAAAAATAAAATAGAACAAAATTTTAGAATTTTGCCCCTTCTGGCAGGTTGCTTGCTCTTCTGATTCCGTCGTCCGGACTTGAGGTCCGGTCCATGCCAGCGACAAAAGGAATCAGAGATATGGGCCAGTCGAATCCGAATCTGCCGGGCAGCTCTCTTGCGGGCGGACTTTTGCCGTCATCGGTGCTGTCGGACGGCAAGTTCGCCGTCGGCCCCACCGCCGACATTCCTTCCGAACTCGAAATCAGGGTTCATGGCCGTGGCGGCCAGGGCGGAGTGACCTGCGCCAAGCTGATCGCCATGCTCTTCGCCGGCCGGGACCGGTTTGTCCAGACCTTCGGCGACTACGCTTCCGAGCGTTCGGGGGCGCCGGTCAGGGCCTACACCAGGGTCAGCGACCGGCCGGTACGTAACCGCAACAAGGTCTACCGTCCGGACCAGCTGCTGATTCTCGATTCCGGCCTGGTCGGCCCGGACATCCTGGCCGGGCTGTCGCCCGGCGCCCTGGTTCTGCTCAACGGCGACGGGGGGCTGGATGCCATCGACGATCTGTTCGCCGAGTATCGTGTGGCGGTGGTCGACGCCACCGCCATCGCCCGCGAATACGGCATCGGCAGCCGGTCCGTGGTGATTGTCAACACCACCATGGTCGGTGCCTATGCCCGCCTCGTCGGCTTCGGGTTCGACGATGTCGAACGGGCCTACCGCAGTCTCGGTCTGGAAGCGGACCTGGAGGCGGCACGGCGCGCCTACCGTGAGGTGCGGCTGCGGGATGTCTTCCGCCTGCCGGAAAAGACCGCCGAGCCGTCGCCGGTGGCCGTTCCCCGGGTGCCGCCGCTGACCGGGCAGGTCTGTGATCCGCCGATGCCGCTGAAGACCGGCTCCTGGCGTACCCAGCGGGTCGAATACCAGGAGCGGCCGGCACCCTGCAGTGTCGGCTGTCCGGCCGGCAACGACGTGGTCGGTTTCATCCAGGCCCTGCGCAGCGACGGCATCGAGGCCGCCGCCCGCATCCTGCAGCGGACCCAGCCGTTGCCTTCGGTCTGCGGCCGGGTCTGTCCGGCGCCCTGCATGAGTCGCTGCAATCGCATCGAGTACGACGGGGCGGTCAACATCCGCAGCCTCGAGCGCTGGGTCGGCGATCACCATGCCGGATTGCTGCTGCAACCCGAGCGGCCGAAGGTGAAAAAGTCCTTTGCAGTGGTGGGAAGCGGGCCGGCGGGGCTGAGCGCCGCCTGGACCCTGGCCCTGGCCGGGCATGACGTCACCCTCTACGAGCGGGAAGATCAGCTTGGCGGGCTGCTGCGTTACGGCATCCCCGCTTACCGGCTGCCGCCGGAGCGGCTCGAGCGGGACATCGCCCGCATTCTCTCTCTCGGCGTCGAGGCGCGAACGGGCTGCCGGATCGACAAGACGGCCCTGCGCGAGCTGCTGGCGGAGCATGACGGCCTGCTGCTGGCGACCGGTCTCGATGTCTGGCGGCGGGCGGCGGTGCCCGGCGAGGATCTTGCCGGTGTCGAGCAGGGGCTCGCCTACCTGGCGCGTGCCAGGCAGGGCGGCGATGTCCGCCTGTCGGGGCACGTGGTAGTCGTCGGCGGCGGCAATTCGGCGATCGACGCCGCCCGGACCGCATTGCGCAACGGGGCCGACCGGGTGACCCTGGCCTATCGCCGCGGCCGCGCCGAGATGCCGGCGATCGACTCGGAAATCGAGGAGGCCGTCGAGGAAGGGGTGGAGCTGCTGCTGTATCGCCAGCCGGTGGCCTTTGCCGGCGACGGGCGGGTGCAGGCCGTGGAGCTGGCCGAAGTCGAGCTGGGCCCCAGGGGAGAGGACGGCCGCCGGAAGCCGGTGGTGACCGACCGCGTCGCCCGTCTCGATTGCGACCGGATCCTGCTCTGCCTGGGACAGAGCGCCGATCTCGGCCTGCTGCCGGAGGACTGGCGGCCGGCGGGGCGGCGCGTGGTGAGCGGCGGTTCCGTTCTGCCGGTGGTCTGCTGCGGCGATGTCGCCATCGCGGCCGGAACGGTGACTCACGCCATCGGCGATGGCCGACGCGCCGCCCGCGCGCTGCTGGCCGGAACCGGCATCGAGGCCGTCGAGGCGGCGGAGCGGGAAGACGGCATCGCGGTCACCGCCGAGGAGATCCATTTCGATGCCTTTGTACGGACACAGCCGGCCCACGAGAGGCATCTGCCGCCGGCCGAACGGCTGTCGGGACGGGAGGCCAACCTGGGCCTCGCCGACCCGGCCGAGGCCGATCGCTGCTTCTCCTGCGGCCATTGCACCCGCTGTGACACCTGTCTCATCTACTGCCCTGAAGGGGTCATCTGCCGGGATGGCGGTGGCTACGCCATCGACGGGGAGCAGTGCAAGGGCTGCGGCATCTGCGCCCAGGAGTGCCCCCGTCACGCCCTTCGGGCCGCCGCCATGCCGAGCCGGAGCTGATAGCGATGCGAAACGAACTGATCAGCGCCAATCATGCCGCGGCGATGGCCGCGATCCTGGCCGCCCGGGCCAACCGGAGCGGACGCGGTTTCTGTGCCGGCGTCTATCCGATCACGCCGTCGACCGAGTGCATGGAGCTGCTCTGCTCCCGGCAGATCGAAAAGGGGCAGGTGGTTCGCGTCGAGGGCGAACACAGCGCCATGGCGGTCTGCATCGGCAGCGTCGCCGCCGGTGCCCGCTCCTTCACCGCCACCTCGTCCAACGGTCTGGCCTACATGGCCGAGAACGTGGTCACCGCCGCCCTGTTGCGGCTGCCGATGGTGATGATGGTCGCCAACCGCACCCTGGGACCGCCCTGGAACATCTGGGCCGATCATGGTGACAGCCTGCTGCTGCGCGATTCCGGCTGGCTGCAGTTCTACTGCGCCGACAACCAGGAGGTGCTCGACACCATCCTGTTCGCCTACCGGCTCGGCGAGGACCCCCGGGTGATGCTGCCGGTGATGGTCTGCCAGGACGGTTTCGTCCTCTCCCACACCATGGCCCAGACCCTGGTGCCGGAACAGGAGCTGGTCGACCGTTTCCTGCCGCCGCTCGAGGTGCCGCACCGCCTGAACGAGCAGCCGCACGCCCTGGGCTCGGTGGTGCTGCCGCAGCAGACCGAGGTGCTGCGTCGCCAGCACCACGAAGCGATGAACACCGCCCTCGCCATCTATCCGCAACTGCAGCGCGAGTTCGCCGCCGTCTTCGGCCGGCCGATCGCCGATCCGCTGGTCGGCTACCGGTACGAGGACGCCGAACTGCTGATCCTGTCGATGGGAACCCTGGCCAGCACCGTGGAGCGGGCCGTGGACCGGCTGCGAGAGCGGGGCGTGAAGGCCGGCGGCCTGCGGGTCCGCCTGTTCCGTCCCTTCCCGGCGCGGCAGCTGCGCGAGCTGCTCGGCCGGCCGGCCCGGGTGGCGGTGCTCGACCGGGACATCAGCCCCGGCTTCGGCGGTGTGCTCTGGGGTGAGTGCCGCAGCTGCGTTTCCGGGGATGTCCTGATGCAGAACTACATGCTCGGTCTTGGCGGCGGCGACGTCAGGCCGGAGCACGTCGAACAGCTGGTCGACGATCTGCTGGGCCGCGAGACGGCCGGCGAGCCGATGGTGATGGAGGTGGGCGCATGACTGAAGTTGCGGAAAGAACGATTCCCGTGCAGGAGCGTCCTGCGGGTCGTCCCCTGTTGCGTCCCGGCAATACCAACTGCGGCGGCTGCGGCATGTCGATCGCCCTGCAGATGTTCGGCCGCGAGCTGGCCGGGCAGCCGGTGCAGCTGGTGATCCCGGCCTGCTGCGGCGCCGTGGCGGCCGGCTCCTATCCCTTCACCGCCTTCGGCGTGCCGGTGGTGCTGTCGACCTTCGCCTCGCCGGCGGCGGTCGCCACGGGACTGGCCAGGGTGGCGGCCCTCAACGAGGAACCGATCCGGGTGGTCTGCTGGGCCGGCGACGGCGGCACCTATGACATCGGCATGGGGACCCTGTCGGCGGCGGCGGAACGGAACGAGGATGTCCTCTACATCTGCTACGACAACGAGATCTACGGCAACACCGGCGGCCAGCGCTCCTCGGCGACGCCGCTCGGCGCCGCCACCACCAGCACGCCGGTCGGCAAACCGGAAGTGAAGAAGGACATTCTCGCCGTGATGGCGGCGCACCGCATCCCCTACGCGGCCAGCGTCTCGCTGGCGCATCCCGAGGACGCCGGCCGCAAGTTCCGCCAGGCGCTGGCGGCCCGCGGTTTCCGCTTTCTGCACATCCTCTCTCCCTGTCCCACCGGCTGGAAATCTGAGCCGGCGCACGGCATCCAGCTGATCCGGCTGGCGGTGCAGTCCGGACTCTACCCGGTGCTGGAAATCCGCGACGGGCGGCAGGTCACCATCAACGTCGAGCCCGACTTCTCCGACCTGGCCCTGGCCGAATATCTCGCCATGCAGGGGCGTTTCCGCAAGTCGGGGGTGACCGCCATGGTGCTGCGCGACGCCATCCGGCAGCACTGGGAGCATCTGCGGCGCCAGGCCTGAAGCAGGCCTTCGTCATCCCGAGTTGCCTTCCCGTTTTCCCGTCGTCTTCGGCCGGCGCCGGCTTTTTGCGCCGGGCCGGCCGGCCAAGCTTTGCCTCTCCCCTGAAACTGTGCTAATCTGCGCACCGTTTTCTGGTCTGCCAGAATCCCATAACATCCCGATGTTAAAGGAGAATCAACCCATGTCTGCTGACAGTAAACTTGCGGGCCGCGTTCGCCAGCTGCGCGAAGAGCGGCAGCTGACCATCGAACAGCTGGCCGAGCAGAGCCGGTGCCATGTCGACGTGCTGACCCGTATTGAGGCCGGGGAACTGGTCCCCTCGCTGACGCCGCTGATGAGCATCGCCCGCGCCCTCGGCGTCCGGCTCGGAACCCTGCTCGACGACGAGCCGCATGACGGCCCTGCCGTGGTGAAGAAGGGGCAGTCGCCGGCCGTGATCCGCTTTTCCGGCAAGGACCCGGAAGCCCGCCGGAGCAATCTCGATTTCTACGCCCTGGGAGTGGGGAAGAAGGACCGGCACATGGAGCCCTTCGTCATCGACGTGCAGCCGCGCGAGGGGGACGAGCCGCCCCTGTCGTCGCACGAAGGAGAGGAGTTTCTCTATGTGCTTGAGGGCTGCATCGAGGTGAGGCTGGGCAAGACCGGCTACCGGCTGGAGGCCGGCGAGAGCATCTACTACGACTCGATCGTGCCGCACGACGTGCACGCCGTTGGCGGCCCGGCCCGCATTCTCGCCGTGGTCTACGCCCCGTTCTGACGATCCGGAGGTCGCCATCATGCCATTTACCGAACTGACCATCGGCGATTATCTCGAAAAGCAGGTGCGGCAGCTTCCCGACCATGAGTTCATCGTCTATCCCGACCGCAACCTGCGCTGGACCTTCAGCGAGTTCAACCGGCGGGTCGACGACCTGGCCAGGGGGCTTCTGGCCATCGGCATCGGCAAGGGGGACCATGTCGGCATCTGGGCGCGCAACGTTCCCGACTGGATCACCTTCATGTTCGCCACCGCCAAGATCGGCGCCGTGCTGGTGACGGTCAACACCCTCTACCGCAAGTTCGAGCTGGAATACGTGGTCAGGCAGGCCGACATGAAGGCGCTGGCGATCATCGACAGCTTCCGCGACCACAATTACCTGGACACGGTCTACGAGCTGATTCCCGAACTGCGTACCTGCCAGCGCGGCCATCTGAGAAGCGAG
This window contains:
- a CDS encoding 2-oxoacid:acceptor oxidoreductase family protein, giving the protein MEDTTSMIQIRWHGRGGQGAITAAKVVAKAAFASGYGGVVMAPTFGTERRGAPVSTSLKIARETIHDLSPIREPDIVVVLDHLILNEVDVTVGLKPGGLLVINSPHPPSRHRQKDFRVAVANVARIGEEAGLRKGIVNSGIIGVLGRASGLLAIDRLAEYIAEEFADRRPEQNVRAARLAFEATEICEPEGGAHA
- a CDS encoding 4Fe-4S binding protein translates to MPDSRFKIMTSAATSGPGDAGRTGSWRVERPVIDYSRCTPARTGRHACHLCWFYCPDVAVSKTIEPQFDLDYCKGCGICAEECPVGAITMVAEETFAEGGADE
- a CDS encoding pyruvate ferredoxin oxidoreductase; the protein is MSNKCIDSGNNAAAHAARLAGVEVVAAYPITPQTPLTEKLSEWVASGEMDAEYVAVESEHSALGVCIGAASAGVRAFTATSANGLLYMSEQLHWAAGARLPLVMCVVNRGVGAPWSVWNDHQDAMSQRDTGWIQLFVKDHQEIVDVTIKAFRLAEAVHIPVMVNYDGYYLSHTYMPFELPDAEAVRAFLPPYVYKHALDPQRPENLNSVTLPDARRDAGGVLRGGYMDIRHNLQQEMHQALAVWEEIDADYRQRFGRGGAPVLEAYRLEDAEFVVVAMGTLANQFRDVVDRLRQEDGIRVGVLAVQVYRPFPARQLAEALQAARGVMVFEKGLSYGHQGALFADVKSALYPWPARPVLRNFIVGIGGREIPTNELCRNLKQACGQDELPPEVADTPNWIGLQL
- a CDS encoding thiamine pyrophosphate-dependent enzyme, with the translated sequence MSDTPKTTVLSLTEEEFVHPGNRACSGCSMGLLYRIGAKALGRDCIFVVPPSCMTVMQGLYPVSASQFPIFNCTFASTAAVATGVRAAMKRLGRTTQVVAWAGDGGTSDIGIQALSGALERGEDIIYICYDNEAYMNTGVQRSGTTPCSSLTTTTPFTGKAQAAKDVPAIVAAHNPTFVATCSASYPLDFHDKLLRAKQMRGLKYFHIQTPCPPGWGCEERLTIKIGRMAVESGLFVLYEIENGVKRLSEPSARLLKKGRRPVRDYLKLQVRFRHMSDEQIAALQAQVDARWDDYREAFADD
- a CDS encoding aminotransferase class IV, which encodes MSTVFLNGEFIPAEQAKISVFDQGFLYGDGIYESFRSVGGRLYQFPRHYQRLRQSAEALCYPMPYSEQELENILLMLRRRNRLQDAYFRITITRGPGQVGFQRRLEGELTCLIVAREFREFPEECYRQGIALRVARTRRNAPEAINPKIKSISNLNSLLGKLEAKEAGVLEVIMLNSRGEVCEGSASNIFWTRDHWVFTPSAATGLLEGVTRSTIIRLCEQELDLRVICGEYRLQDLLFSDEVFITSTSLEVMPVVRVDDFTINQGRVGPIARRLRQALHRDMGKTEPA
- a CDS encoding cupin domain-containing protein; protein product: MADARVAIGQKIRQLRDKKGLSLEQTAEKAEMSPELLAEIEAGRVSPPLGQIVALANAFKVSLGDLFGDSADAPYCIVRSEQGRAVSRFGETRDTAAGYSYQSLGFRKQNRHMEPFLVTLTPGQAPKEPNGHDGEEILFVLEGQVEVSLAGHTDILNAGDFIYYDSTLPHIVACHGDQPATLFAVIYARRDMIL